The stretch of DNA ACTGTCGGGATTTCCGTGTATGGCCTGAGCGGTTGAATGGCATCAGGCGAGGGCCTTCGTGAAGCGTTCGCCGAAGAGAATGGCGAACTGGGCCTTCGCGGAGGACCATTCCCTGGCGGGCATGGTCCACGCTTTCTCGGTGCGGTTCAAGACGAGGAAGAGCAACTTCAAGGCAGCCTCGTCGGTTGGGAAGTGGCCCCGGGCCCTGACAGCCCGCCTCAGCTTGGCATGCAGGGCCTCGATGGCGTTGGTGGTGTAGACGAGACGCCGGACGTCACGGGTCAGGGCATAGAACGGCACGACCTCCGGCCAGGCCCACCGCCAGCTCTGGGAGATGGCCGGATATTTCCGCCCCCAGTCACCCGCCTCGAAAGCGTCCAGGGCGGCCGCGCCTGACGCCGCATCTAGTGCCCGGTAGATCTCCTTCAGCGCCGCCGCGACCGATTTGCGGTCCTTGTAGGACACATAGTCGAGGCTCTGGCGCAGGAGGTGGACGATGCAGGTCTGGACCGTGGCATCGGGGAAGACTGCGACGATCGCGTCGGGAAAGCCCTTCAGCCCGTCGACCACGGCGATCAGGATATCCTCGACGCCGCGGTTCCTGAGCTCGTTCATGACCCGAAGCCAGAACTTTGCGCCCTCGTTCTGCTCGAGCCAGATGCCTAGGATTTCCTTGGTTCCGTCGGCCCTGACGCCAAGCGCCACATGCACGGCCTTATTGCGGACGAGACCCTCGTCCCGGATCTTGACCCGTAGCGCGTCGAAGAAGACCAGGGGATAGACAAGCTCAAGCGGCCGCCCCTGCCAAGCCGTAATCTCGTCCAGCACGGCGTCGGTGACGGCGCTGATCAGGTCCGGCGAGACGTCAATGGCGTAGAGCTCGCGCAGATGGCCGGCGATCTCGCGCACGCTCATGCCGCGTGCATACATCGAGATGATCTTGTCGTCGAAGCCGGGAAAGCGTCGCTGGTACTTGGCAATCAACTGCGGGTCGAACGTCGCCTGCCAGTCCCGGGGAACCTCCAGTTCGATGCGGCTGCTGTCGGTCAGCACCGTCTTCTTGCCGTAGCCGTTACGGGCGTTGCCGTTCTCGCCGCTGGCCAGATGGTGGTCCATCTCGGCGTTCAGCGCGCGCTCGGCAAACGCCTTCTTCAATTCGTCGATGAGCCCGTTCGGGTCAAATGCCGTCTTGGGATCGGCTCCGGCCAGCAACTGGTCGAGGATCGTGTCAGGAATGGTGGGCTGCTTGCGGCGGGCCATGGGACATCTCCTTTGTTCCCATCATGCCAAGGCCACACACGAAATTCCTGACACTCCCGCCGGGATGCGCTCCAGCGTCTCCGTGACGTCCTCACCCAGCTTGGACAGGCAATCCCCGCCGCAGCACGAGCACACGGTCGGCCCCGGCACGACGACCCGCTCGCGCGGCAGGTGATTCGGCAGCGGGCCTCGCATCGGCCGGCGCCTGTCGCGCGCCTCGTTCTTGGCAGGCTCGAGGGCGGCGAGCGCCACCTCGGCCGCGTTCTCCGCAGCCGCCAGGCTCGCCTCGGCGTCTTCGAGCATCAGCTCCAACTGCTCGAGCCTGCGGCCGCGTTCTGAGGAAGTCCCGAACGCCTGCCGGCGCAGCCGGGCGATCTTCAGCCGAAGCTTCTCGATGAGCAGCTGATCACCGGCCTGCACCCGCTCGAAGGCCAGCCGCGCCTCCCGCTCCGCGAGGATCATCGCGTGCGCGCTAGCAAGGTCGGAGGGCAGGTCGGGTGCTTCTGTCACGCTGCCGATTCTGCCACAAAGCAGAGCCGAAGCAATGGCTTATCTCATCCGGCCGCGGTCGGGCGCCACGTCTTCTGCGGCATCCGCCAGTCGATCCCTTCGAGCAGATAGCCGAGTTGGCCGGCCGTGATCGTCACCGTGCCGTCGGCGGTCGAAGGCCACAGGAACCGGCCTCGATCCAGCCGCTTGGCGAACAGGCACATGCCCCGGCCGTCGTGCCACAGGATCTTGATCAGGTCGCCGCGGCGACCGCGGAACACGATCAGATGCCCCGAATGCGGATCGCGCTTCAATGTCTCCTGAGCGATCAGCGCCAGACCATCGAAGCCCTTGCGCATGTCCGTGTGGCCCGTCGCGAGCCAGACCCTGACGCCGCTCGGAACCGGGATCATCGGCCGCCCAGGACATCGAGGACAAGACGCAGCGCATCGGCATCGACGTCACGGTCGACCCGGACCCGCCGACCACGGCCGAGGTCGATCTCGATCAACCTCGTCGCACGGCGGGATCGATCCGATCCGCAGGCCGTCGCGGCGCCGTCGCCTTCGATCGTCACCGGCAGAAGCGGCGGAGCGTCCCTGACACTGCCGAGTCGCCCTTCGCGAGCCTGGCGGCGCCACGTGAACACTAAGCTTGGGCAGATGTCGTGACGCCGCGCCACTTCGGACACCGTCTCGGCCCCGCCGAGCGTCTCCGCCACGATCGCGGTCTTCTCCTCCACCGTCCGCCGTCGACCCGCGCCGTTGAAGCCCTCGAAGCGGCGGACAGGACCATCGTCGTCCTTGGACACGTGCTTATGCTCTGAAATCGACATGTGTCGAAGCCCTCCAGGCTGCGAACTTCCGACGATCCTCGAGCAAAATGGTAGGTGGGGCCGGGATGACGCTTACGGTTCGCGGCATCGCGATCGGCCGCAAGAACTGGACGTTCGCCGGCTCCGATGCCGGCGGTCGCCGCGCCGCCGCCATGTACACCCTGATCGAAACCGCCAAGCTCAACGACATCGACCCAAGAGCGTGGCTCGCCGACGTCCTCGCCCGGTTGCCCGGACATCCCGCACGGGCGATCAACGACCTGCTGCCCTGGAACTGGAAGGCCGCAGCTCAGCAGAAGAATGCTGCCTGAGCGTAAGCCTCCGCCGAAGGCCGCCTTGCGCCGAGAGCTGTGTGGGCTGAAGTCCTAGGAGTAATCCTAGGAGTAGTCCTATGACGAAGGTCCCGCGGGTCGAGGTAATCACGTCCGTCGAACTTCGGCGGCGATGGCGCCGTTCGGAGAAAGAGCGGCTGGTGGCTGCCTCGTTCGAGGACGGCGTCATGGCCTCGGAGATTGCGCGGGACGCGGGCATTCACGTGAGCCAGCTTTTCCGCTGGCGGAAAGAGCTGTGCCAGTCAGTGACGCCGAGGGCGGAGGGGACCGCGCTGGTTCCGATCGAGGTGGTGCCCGTCGCGCGTGCGCCAGATCCCGTCGATATCTCGCGCCGGCGAGAACCCGGGTGCGCCGCCAAGTCGGGACGATCGAGATCGACCTTGCGAGCGGCGCCCGGCTTCGCG from Prosthecomicrobium sp. N25 encodes:
- a CDS encoding IS256 family transposase, with the protein product MARRKQPTIPDTILDQLLAGADPKTAFDPNGLIDELKKAFAERALNAEMDHHLASGENGNARNGYGKKTVLTDSSRIELEVPRDWQATFDPQLIAKYQRRFPGFDDKIISMYARGMSVREIAGHLRELYAIDVSPDLISAVTDAVLDEITAWQGRPLELVYPLVFFDALRVKIRDEGLVRNKAVHVALGVRADGTKEILGIWLEQNEGAKFWLRVMNELRNRGVEDILIAVVDGLKGFPDAIVAVFPDATVQTCIVHLLRQSLDYVSYKDRKSVAAALKEIYRALDAASGAAALDAFEAGDWGRKYPAISQSWRWAWPEVVPFYALTRDVRRLVYTTNAIEALHAKLRRAVRARGHFPTDEAALKLLFLVLNRTEKAWTMPAREWSSAKAQFAILFGERFTKALA
- a CDS encoding transposase, giving the protein MTKVPRVEVITSVELRRRWRRSEKERLVAASFEDGVMASEIARDAGIHVSQLFRWRKELCQSVTPRAEGTALVPIEVVPVARAPDPVDISRRREPGCAAKSGRSRSTLRAAPGFASTVTWMPMRSVAFLTF
- the tnpB gene encoding IS66 family insertion sequence element accessory protein TnpB (TnpB, as the term is used for proteins encoded by IS66 family insertion elements, is considered an accessory protein, since TnpC, encoded by a neighboring gene, is a DDE family transposase.) — encoded protein: MIPVPSGVRVWLATGHTDMRKGFDGLALIAQETLKRDPHSGHLIVFRGRRGDLIKILWHDGRGMCLFAKRLDRGRFLWPSTADGTVTITAGQLGYLLEGIDWRMPQKTWRPTAAG
- the tnpA gene encoding IS66-like element accessory protein TnpA: MSISEHKHVSKDDDGPVRRFEGFNGAGRRRTVEEKTAIVAETLGGAETVSEVARRHDICPSLVFTWRRQAREGRLGSVRDAPPLLPVTIEGDGAATACGSDRSRRATRLIEIDLGRGRRVRVDRDVDADALRLVLDVLGGR